In one window of Microbacterium natoriense DNA:
- a CDS encoding DUF445 domain-containing protein: MPRTPTTLLSPADQERRRALQRMKAVALGALIFMALAFVIAFALQQRVEWLAYVRAAAEGGMVGALADWFAVTALFRHPLGIPIPHTAIIPTRKDEIGRTLGEFVETNFLEASVVRTKLSSTPIAQRAGEWLAQPAHAERVGNEGAAIATAILNALSDDDVRDLITDLAREHLVAPEWGTPAGVWLERIVQADAHHGAVDLAVDSIATWLDANAVAFNGLISRRLPSWVPKLAHRFVDDTAYNEAVRFIHAVQGDPQHPARLAIDGYLARLADNLQHDPATRAKLENAKSTLFDSPRVGALAAEAWNTAKNGLLAALADRDSGLRRRIAQALQEVGERLTTDSALQHRVDTWVSDAAVFVVDRYRHDIASIITDTVGRWDPAETTEKIELMVGRDLQYIRLNGTIVGALAGLTIFSIAHALIPGV, encoded by the coding sequence ATGCCGCGAACGCCGACGACGCTGCTCTCCCCCGCCGATCAGGAGCGCCGACGCGCCCTGCAGCGCATGAAGGCCGTGGCCCTCGGCGCACTGATCTTCATGGCCCTCGCCTTCGTGATCGCGTTCGCCCTGCAGCAGCGCGTCGAATGGCTGGCCTACGTCCGCGCTGCGGCCGAGGGCGGCATGGTCGGCGCTCTGGCCGACTGGTTCGCGGTCACGGCGCTGTTTCGGCATCCGCTCGGCATCCCGATCCCGCACACCGCGATCATTCCGACGCGCAAGGACGAGATCGGCCGCACGCTCGGCGAGTTCGTGGAGACCAACTTCCTCGAGGCGTCGGTCGTGCGCACGAAGCTCTCGAGCACGCCGATCGCCCAGCGTGCCGGCGAGTGGCTGGCGCAGCCCGCTCATGCCGAGCGAGTCGGAAACGAAGGAGCCGCGATCGCGACCGCGATTCTCAACGCTCTGAGCGACGACGATGTGCGCGACCTCATCACCGACCTCGCACGCGAGCACCTCGTCGCCCCCGAGTGGGGCACTCCTGCGGGTGTCTGGCTCGAGCGGATCGTGCAGGCCGACGCCCACCACGGCGCCGTCGATCTCGCCGTCGACAGCATCGCGACCTGGTTGGATGCCAACGCCGTGGCGTTCAACGGCCTCATCTCCCGTCGCCTGCCGTCATGGGTGCCCAAGCTCGCCCACCGATTCGTCGACGACACCGCCTACAACGAGGCCGTGCGCTTCATCCACGCTGTGCAGGGCGACCCGCAGCACCCTGCACGCCTTGCGATCGACGGCTACCTCGCACGCCTGGCCGACAATCTGCAGCACGACCCAGCCACACGGGCGAAGCTCGAGAATGCCAAGTCCACGCTGTTCGACAGCCCTCGTGTCGGCGCCCTCGCCGCCGAAGCGTGGAACACGGCGAAGAACGGACTGCTCGCCGCTCTCGCCGACCGCGACAGCGGTCTGCGCAGGCGCATCGCCCAGGCTCTGCAGGAGGTCGGCGAGCGGCTCACGACGGATTCCGCACTGCAGCATCGCGTCGACACGTGGGTGTCTGATGCCGCGGTCTTCGTGGTCGACCGCTACCGCCACGACATCGCGTCGATCATCACCGACACGGTGGGGCGCTGGGACCCGGCCGAGACCACTGAGAAGATCGAGCTCATGGTCGGACGCGACCTGCAGTACATCCGCCTGAACGGCACGATCGTGGGAGCTCTGGCCGGTCTGACGATCTTCTCGATCGCCCACGCCCTGATCCCCGGCGTCTAG
- a CDS encoding GNAT family N-acetyltransferase gives MRHGPIELRLVRTRDARALQHELLANRSWLQPWEATVPYGTVSFDMRLSIRRLLQQYRDGVGYPFVMEYDGEVAGQLNVWGVARGSLCSATIGYWVSERFAGKGITPTAVALATDACFVEYGLHRMEICIRPENAASLRIVQKLGFRYEGLRRRYIHIDGDWRDHYAFALTKEEVPQGVLARWLAGQVPPDAATVPPADRLAI, from the coding sequence ATGAGACACGGGCCGATCGAGCTGCGGCTCGTGCGCACACGCGATGCGCGCGCCCTCCAGCACGAGCTTCTCGCGAATCGGTCCTGGTTGCAGCCGTGGGAGGCCACGGTTCCGTACGGCACGGTCTCGTTCGACATGAGGCTCAGCATCCGTCGCCTCCTGCAGCAGTACCGTGACGGCGTCGGCTACCCCTTCGTGATGGAGTACGACGGCGAGGTGGCCGGTCAGCTCAATGTGTGGGGCGTGGCGCGCGGATCCCTGTGCTCGGCGACGATCGGGTACTGGGTCAGTGAACGTTTCGCCGGCAAGGGGATCACCCCGACCGCCGTAGCCCTCGCGACCGACGCCTGCTTCGTGGAGTACGGCCTGCACCGCATGGAGATCTGCATCCGGCCCGAGAACGCGGCGAGTCTGCGCATCGTGCAGAAGCTCGGGTTCCGATACGAGGGTCTGCGGCGACGGTACATCCACATCGACGGCGACTGGCGCGATCACTACGCCTTCGCGCTGACCAAGGAGGAAGTCCCTCAGGGCGTGCTGGCGCGTTGGCTCGCGGGGCAGGTTCCGCCTGATGCGGCGACCGTGCCTCCGGCGGACCGGCTCGCGATCTAG
- the galU gene encoding UTP--glucose-1-phosphate uridylyltransferase GalU, translating to MGVHRIKAVIPAAGLGTRFLPATKAMPKEMLPVVDKPAIQYVVEEAVDAGIHDILVILGRNKNAISNHFDAVPELEVKLMEKGDTGRLERVVKSSDLADIHFVRQGEPKGLGHAVLRAKAHVGDGSFAVLLGDDLIDERDPLLTEMIEVHEQTGAAVIALMEVDPSSIQMYGAAAVQPIDGSDAVRVTGLVEKPAPEDAPSNLAIIGRYLLPSAIFDVLEQTGPGKGGEIQLTDALQVLAADENGPGVVGVIFRGRRYDTGDRVDYIKAIVQLAADRDDLGPELRPWLKEFAERL from the coding sequence ATGGGTGTGCACCGTATCAAGGCCGTGATTCCCGCCGCAGGTCTCGGCACGAGGTTTCTTCCTGCCACGAAGGCGATGCCCAAGGAGATGCTCCCTGTCGTCGACAAGCCCGCCATCCAGTACGTGGTCGAAGAGGCGGTGGATGCCGGCATCCACGACATCCTGGTGATCCTCGGCCGCAACAAGAACGCGATCTCGAACCACTTCGACGCGGTGCCCGAGCTCGAGGTGAAGCTCATGGAGAAGGGCGACACCGGTCGGCTCGAGCGGGTCGTCAAATCAAGTGATCTCGCCGACATCCACTTCGTCCGCCAGGGCGAGCCCAAGGGACTCGGCCACGCCGTGCTGCGGGCGAAGGCGCACGTCGGCGACGGCTCCTTCGCGGTGCTGCTCGGCGACGACCTGATCGACGAGCGCGATCCGCTGCTCACCGAGATGATCGAGGTGCACGAGCAGACCGGCGCTGCGGTGATCGCCCTCATGGAGGTCGATCCCTCCAGCATCCAGATGTACGGCGCCGCGGCCGTGCAGCCGATCGACGGATCGGACGCCGTGCGCGTGACCGGTCTCGTCGAAAAGCCCGCACCCGAAGACGCGCCATCCAACCTCGCCATCATCGGCCGATACCTGCTGCCGTCGGCGATCTTCGACGTGCTCGAGCAGACCGGCCCCGGCAAGGGCGGCGAGATCCAGTTGACCGACGCCCTGCAGGTGCTGGCCGCAGACGAGAACGGCCCCGGCGTGGTCGGCGTGATCTTCCGCGGGCGCCGCTACGACACCGGCGACCGCGTCGACTACATCAAGGCGATCGTGCAGCTGGCGGCCGACCGCGACGATCTCGGCCCTGAGCTGCGCCCCTGGCTGAAGGAGTTCGCGGAACGCCTCTAG
- a CDS encoding 5-formyltetrahydrofolate cyclo-ligase, with protein MSNDVEHAKRALRAELRERRQLLSDAQRETAAAAIGARLDDLVDSLGARSISCFLSTTTEPGTRDFVTRAVRRGIRVLLPVTRADGLLDWAVATDDGEIAEGLHGLPEPTGDVLSPMAVNDVDLMIIPAAAVDRTGMRMGWGRGYFDKTIGSMEKCPPVYAVIYDSEVLDSLPSEVHDQPVTGVVTPTQTLILSPARH; from the coding sequence ATGTCGAACGACGTCGAGCACGCGAAACGGGCGCTGCGCGCCGAGCTGCGCGAACGCCGGCAGCTGCTGAGCGACGCTCAACGCGAGACCGCCGCGGCCGCCATCGGCGCACGTCTGGACGACCTGGTCGATTCTCTCGGCGCCCGATCGATCTCGTGCTTCCTGTCGACGACGACCGAACCGGGCACACGCGACTTCGTGACCCGTGCGGTCCGTCGCGGCATCCGCGTCCTGCTTCCCGTCACCCGGGCGGACGGCCTCCTCGACTGGGCCGTCGCGACCGACGACGGCGAGATCGCCGAGGGCCTGCACGGACTGCCCGAGCCTACGGGTGATGTGCTCAGCCCGATGGCCGTGAACGACGTCGACCTCATGATCATCCCCGCTGCGGCCGTCGATCGCACGGGAATGCGCATGGGGTGGGGCCGCGGCTACTTCGACAAGACCATCGGATCCATGGAGAAGTGCCCTCCCGTCTACGCGGTAATCTATGATTCCGAGGTACTCGACTCTCTGCCCAGCGAGGTGCACGACCAGCCGGTGACCGGCGTCGTGACCCCGACGCAGACCCTGATCCTGTCGCCTGCGCGACACTGA
- a CDS encoding FmdB family zinc ribbon protein, translated as MPTYAYACTSCGHQFDAVQSFADDALTVCPECGGALRKQYGSIGVTFNGSGFYRTDSRAKTGGSTDASASSKTESSTGAKKAPASAPASS; from the coding sequence ATGCCCACCTACGCCTATGCCTGCACGTCGTGCGGCCACCAGTTCGACGCTGTCCAGAGCTTCGCCGACGACGCCCTCACCGTCTGCCCCGAGTGCGGAGGAGCGCTGCGGAAGCAGTACGGATCGATCGGTGTGACCTTCAACGGCTCCGGCTTCTATCGGACCGACTCGCGGGCGAAGACTGGCGGATCGACGGATGCTTCGGCATCATCGAAGACGGAATCGTCGACAGGAGCCAAAAAGGCGCCCGCCTCGGCTCCGGCCTCGTCCTGA
- the mscL gene encoding large conductance mechanosensitive channel protein MscL, translated as MIQGFKEFILKGNVIDLAVAVVIGGAFTAIVNAVVASIINPLVALFFEADAAGKFGPTITGIYGQKVTFPLGDLITAIISFLAVAVVVYLAFVMPMNAYKARKAAKNPIAEEAAEATEGELLAEIRDLLKQQRSA; from the coding sequence GTGATCCAGGGATTCAAAGAGTTCATTCTCAAAGGCAACGTCATCGACCTCGCCGTCGCCGTGGTCATCGGCGGTGCGTTCACCGCGATCGTCAACGCGGTGGTCGCCAGCATCATCAACCCGCTGGTCGCCCTGTTCTTCGAGGCCGACGCCGCGGGCAAGTTCGGCCCGACCATCACCGGCATCTACGGCCAGAAGGTGACGTTCCCGCTCGGCGACCTCATCACGGCGATCATCAGCTTCCTCGCCGTCGCGGTCGTCGTCTACCTCGCCTTCGTGATGCCCATGAACGCCTACAAGGCGCGCAAGGCCGCCAAGAACCCGATCGCCGAGGAAGCCGCAGAGGCCACCGAGGGCGAGCTCCTCGCCGAGATCCGCGATCTGCTGAAGCAGCAGCGCAGCGCCTGA
- a CDS encoding methylated-DNA--[protein]-cysteine S-methyltransferase, whose translation MTYRYDFAPTPFGDALAVFSDEGIVSFDLSETADPSVPWLLEGISSRLRAMPEPDPGAADELAHLLDAYFDGERVRFDEHLRLDWRLADGFALAALQSICTIEWGETLSYGEVAVLTGHPGAARAVGTACRLTPFSIIVPVHRVIRSDGTPGHYGAHPERKRYLLDLEAQRR comes from the coding sequence ATGACCTACCGCTACGACTTCGCGCCGACACCGTTCGGCGACGCCCTCGCGGTCTTCTCCGACGAGGGGATCGTGAGCTTCGACCTGTCAGAGACCGCCGACCCGTCGGTGCCATGGCTGCTCGAGGGCATCTCCTCGCGCCTGCGCGCGATGCCCGAGCCCGACCCCGGCGCCGCAGACGAACTCGCCCACCTGCTCGACGCGTACTTCGATGGCGAGCGCGTGCGGTTCGACGAGCACCTCCGGCTCGACTGGCGCCTGGCAGACGGGTTCGCGTTGGCCGCGCTGCAATCGATCTGCACGATCGAATGGGGCGAGACCCTCAGCTACGGCGAGGTCGCCGTGCTCACCGGACACCCCGGAGCCGCGCGCGCGGTGGGCACGGCCTGCCGGCTCACGCCCTTCTCGATCATCGTTCCTGTGCACCGCGTCATCCGCTCCGATGGCACACCGGGGCACTACGGCGCGCATCCGGAGCGCAAGAGGTATCTGCTCGATCTCGAAGCGCAGCGCCGATAG
- a CDS encoding solute symporter family protein, with the protein MIVVHAAAPVDLEINPILNISIFVAFVAVTLFIVIRASRNNKTAADYYAAGRSFTGPQNGFAIAGDYLSAASFLGICGAIAINGYDGFLYSIGFLVAWLVALLLVAELMRNTGKFTMADVLSFRLKQRPVRMAAAITTLAVCFFYLLAQMAGAGGLVSLLLGIDWRVGQSIVIAVVGILMIVYVLIGGMKGTTWVQIVKAILLIAGALAMTLWVLAINGFSLNGLLESAVANSPKGDAILGPGLQYGANPLDFLSLGMALVLGTAGLPHVLMRFYTVPTAKEARRSVVWAIWLIGGFYLLTLVLGYGAGALVGADVIAAAPGGPNSAAPLLALKLGGPILLGFISAVAFATILAVVAGLTITAAASFAHDIYANVIQKGRRDAEGNPVAADPNGEVRVARRTVIVIGILAIFGGIGAQGQNIAFLVALAFAVAASANLPTILYSLFWRRFNTRGAVWSMYGGLGAAIILIVLSPVFSGSPTAMIPGIDIAVWPLNNPGIVSIPLGFLLGWLGTITSSVQESRQLAAEMEVRSLTGFGAEKAVEH; encoded by the coding sequence ATGATCGTCGTGCATGCCGCCGCACCGGTCGACCTCGAGATCAACCCGATCCTCAACATCTCGATCTTCGTCGCCTTCGTCGCGGTGACGCTGTTCATCGTGATCAGAGCCAGCCGCAACAACAAGACGGCCGCCGACTACTACGCCGCAGGCCGCTCCTTCACAGGTCCCCAGAACGGCTTCGCAATCGCGGGCGACTATCTGTCGGCCGCGTCCTTCCTCGGCATCTGCGGAGCCATCGCGATCAACGGGTACGACGGCTTCCTGTACTCGATCGGATTCCTCGTGGCCTGGCTGGTCGCGCTGCTGCTCGTGGCCGAATTGATGCGCAACACGGGCAAGTTCACCATGGCCGATGTGCTGTCGTTCCGGCTCAAGCAGCGCCCCGTGCGCATGGCGGCGGCGATCACGACTCTCGCGGTGTGCTTCTTCTATCTGCTGGCGCAGATGGCAGGAGCCGGCGGCCTCGTCTCGCTGCTGCTCGGCATCGACTGGCGGGTGGGGCAGTCGATCGTGATCGCGGTGGTCGGCATCCTCATGATCGTGTACGTGTTGATCGGCGGGATGAAGGGCACCACGTGGGTGCAGATCGTGAAAGCGATCCTGCTGATCGCGGGCGCCCTCGCGATGACGCTGTGGGTGCTGGCGATCAACGGCTTCAGCCTGAACGGCCTGCTCGAGTCCGCCGTCGCGAACTCCCCGAAGGGCGATGCGATCCTCGGACCGGGTCTGCAGTACGGCGCGAACCCGCTCGACTTCCTGTCACTGGGCATGGCGCTCGTCCTCGGCACGGCGGGCCTGCCGCACGTGCTGATGCGCTTCTACACGGTGCCGACTGCGAAGGAGGCGCGTCGATCGGTGGTCTGGGCGATCTGGCTCATCGGCGGCTTCTACCTGCTCACGCTCGTGCTCGGGTACGGGGCCGGTGCTCTGGTCGGAGCCGACGTCATCGCCGCCGCACCGGGCGGGCCGAACTCTGCCGCTCCGCTGCTGGCCCTGAAGCTCGGCGGGCCGATCCTGCTGGGCTTCATCTCGGCCGTCGCGTTCGCGACGATCCTCGCGGTGGTCGCAGGGCTGACGATCACGGCCGCCGCCTCGTTCGCGCACGACATCTACGCGAACGTGATCCAGAAGGGCCGCAGAGATGCGGAGGGCAACCCGGTGGCGGCTGATCCGAACGGCGAGGTGCGCGTCGCACGACGCACGGTGATCGTGATCGGCATCCTGGCGATCTTCGGCGGAATCGGGGCGCAAGGGCAGAACATCGCCTTCCTGGTGGCGCTGGCTTTCGCGGTCGCAGCCTCCGCCAACCTTCCCACGATCCTGTACTCGCTGTTCTGGCGCCGTTTCAACACCCGCGGTGCGGTATGGAGCATGTACGGCGGTCTCGGAGCCGCGATCATCCTCATCGTGCTGTCTCCGGTCTTCTCCGGATCGCCGACGGCGATGATCCCGGGCATCGACATCGCGGTCTGGCCGCTGAACAACCCGGGCATCGTGTCGATCCCTCTGGGCTTCCTGCTCGGCTGGCTGGGCACCATCACGAGTTCGGTTCAGGAATCCAGGCAGCTCGCGGCGGAGATGGAGGTTCGCTCGCTGACCGGATTCGGCGCCGAGAAGGCGGTGGAGCACTAA
- a CDS encoding DUF485 domain-containing protein produces the protein MNEQNPSTDAGSIDYIAVEESPRFRTLKRTQRSFIFPLAAFFLVWYFVYVLLAAFARDFMAQRVWGDITVGLLFGLGQFVTTFAITMWYVSFANRRLDPIATEIREELEKAQAQS, from the coding sequence ATGAACGAACAGAATCCCTCAACGGACGCGGGATCGATCGACTACATCGCGGTCGAGGAATCCCCGCGTTTCCGCACTCTCAAACGCACACAACGATCATTCATCTTCCCGCTCGCGGCGTTCTTCCTCGTCTGGTATTTCGTATATGTGCTGCTCGCAGCATTCGCGCGCGACTTCATGGCGCAACGAGTGTGGGGAGATATCACCGTCGGGCTGCTCTTCGGACTGGGACAGTTCGTCACGACATTCGCCATCACCATGTGGTACGTGTCATTCGCGAACAGAAGACTGGATCCGATCGCCACCGAGATCCGTGAAGAACTCGAGAAGGCGCAGGCGCAATCATGA
- a CDS encoding LuxR C-terminal-related transcriptional regulator yields the protein MSSPQGMESEAELVARAVRELAQRTRFPVAFGGLVDDGVVSVTSIFGNRTRALDGLRVRPERGLGGRAMMEQRPRMTSDYGSSRQITHDYDGFVLGEGLRTLLALPIVVGGRPRGVLYAGAWEQTPVGGVTTAPAMQIAQAVADELRIRDEVDRRLRTITPPADAVAPPQREELRESFAELRSIAAAVDDTDLRARIAGVEARLVALAGDAHPTATGPIPTVHLSPRETDVLACAALGATNAEIAAQLGLREGTVKAYLGTAMSKLDASTRHSAVAKARRAGLLP from the coding sequence GTGAGCAGCCCGCAGGGGATGGAATCCGAGGCGGAACTCGTCGCCCGCGCGGTGCGCGAGCTCGCTCAGCGCACCCGCTTCCCGGTGGCCTTCGGCGGTCTTGTCGACGACGGTGTCGTGAGCGTCACGAGCATCTTCGGCAACCGCACGCGCGCCCTCGACGGGCTCAGGGTCCGGCCCGAGCGCGGTCTCGGTGGGCGGGCGATGATGGAGCAGCGCCCGCGGATGACGAGCGACTACGGCTCCTCCCGGCAGATCACGCACGACTACGACGGCTTCGTGCTCGGTGAAGGCCTGCGGACGCTGCTGGCGCTGCCGATCGTCGTAGGAGGGCGACCCCGCGGAGTTCTGTACGCAGGCGCCTGGGAACAGACTCCGGTCGGCGGGGTGACGACGGCTCCCGCGATGCAGATCGCTCAGGCCGTGGCCGACGAACTCCGTATCCGCGACGAGGTCGATCGTCGACTGCGCACCATCACTCCACCCGCTGATGCCGTGGCCCCACCGCAACGCGAGGAGCTGCGGGAGAGTTTCGCAGAACTGCGCAGCATCGCGGCGGCGGTCGACGACACCGATCTGCGTGCGCGCATCGCCGGAGTGGAGGCGCGTCTGGTCGCGCTCGCCGGCGACGCGCATCCGACCGCGACAGGCCCCATCCCGACCGTCCATCTCTCTCCCCGCGAGACCGACGTTCTCGCGTGCGCGGCGCTCGGAGCGACCAATGCCGAGATCGCGGCTCAGCTCGGGCTCCGAGAGGGAACGGTGAAGGCGTACCTCGGTACCGCGATGTCGAAGCTCGACGCGTCGACCCGCCATTCAGCCGTGGCGAAGGCTCGGCGCGCCGGTCTGCTGCCCTGA
- a CDS encoding DMT family transporter translates to MSWIVLVVSGILEAVWATALGKSDGLTKLWPSVIFFVGLAASMFGLAFAMRDIATGTAYAVWVGIGAALTIVWAMITGDSEISWLRILLLMGLVGCIVGLKLIDPGHK, encoded by the coding sequence ATGTCGTGGATCGTTCTCGTCGTCTCCGGAATCCTCGAGGCCGTCTGGGCGACGGCTCTCGGAAAATCCGACGGCCTGACCAAGCTCTGGCCGAGCGTGATCTTCTTCGTCGGCCTCGCCGCGTCGATGTTCGGTCTCGCATTCGCCATGCGCGATATCGCAACCGGCACCGCGTACGCCGTCTGGGTCGGAATCGGCGCAGCCCTCACTATCGTCTGGGCGATGATCACGGGCGACAGCGAGATCTCCTGGCTGCGCATTCTTCTGCTGATGGGATTGGTCGGCTGCATCGTCGGGCTCAAGCTGATCGACCCCGGACACAAATAG
- a CDS encoding histone-like nucleoid-structuring protein Lsr2 gives MARRIVHQLVDDIDGSVLEAGEGETVRFSLNGASYEIDLNDEHAAELRAAFEPYISAGRRAGSTPSVARTAAPRKRAARNPEVAAIRAWANDNGYTLSERGRIPAPVVDAYNAAH, from the coding sequence ATGGCAAGAAGAATTGTGCACCAGTTGGTCGACGACATCGATGGCAGCGTTCTCGAAGCGGGTGAAGGCGAGACCGTTCGATTCTCGCTGAACGGCGCTTCATACGAGATCGATCTGAATGACGAGCACGCTGCAGAATTGCGTGCCGCATTCGAGCCCTACATCTCCGCCGGACGACGAGCGGGGTCCACCCCTTCCGTCGCCCGCACTGCGGCACCGCGCAAGCGGGCGGCGCGCAATCCCGAGGTGGCGGCGATCCGCGCCTGGGCGAACGACAACGGATACACGCTCTCGGAGCGCGGGCGCATCCCCGCTCCCGTCGTCGACGCCTACAACGCGGCGCACTGA
- a CDS encoding MarR family winged helix-turn-helix transcriptional regulator: protein MHSDEPRDRVASMGAAVYDVDASDPRGELVDRSDMRPDDVAQVSALMRALGRLRDAEDKLSEASLRYMQLNRTDMRALHFLIVCENQGTVATPGAIAAHLGISTASTTKLLDRLARGAHIVRSAHPSDRRALAITITPESRRAAMETVGRQHAKRFHAAARLSPEERDVVIRFLDDMAGEIALTDEPWAGAGERDR, encoded by the coding sequence ATGCACTCCGATGAACCTCGCGACCGAGTCGCCTCGATGGGGGCGGCGGTCTACGACGTCGACGCGAGCGACCCGCGCGGCGAGCTGGTCGACCGGTCGGACATGCGTCCGGACGATGTCGCGCAGGTGAGTGCGCTCATGCGCGCGCTCGGCAGGCTGCGAGACGCCGAGGACAAGCTCTCGGAGGCGTCTCTGCGCTACATGCAGCTGAACAGGACGGACATGCGCGCCCTGCATTTCCTGATCGTGTGCGAGAACCAGGGAACCGTCGCAACCCCGGGCGCGATCGCCGCGCATCTGGGCATCTCGACGGCGTCCACCACGAAGCTCCTCGATCGGCTGGCTCGCGGCGCCCATATCGTCCGGTCAGCGCATCCCTCGGATCGACGGGCGCTCGCGATCACGATCACGCCCGAGTCGCGCCGCGCGGCCATGGAGACGGTGGGGCGCCAGCATGCCAAGCGGTTCCATGCAGCGGCGCGTCTCTCTCCGGAGGAGCGCGACGTCGTCATCCGCTTCCTCGATGACATGGCGGGCGAGATCGCGCTCACCGACGAACCCTGGGCGGGGGCCGGCGAGCGCGACCGTTGA